GAAAACTTGATAAATGAGCGAAGTTTTGATAATATTGGAGTTTTTCTAGATAGACAGGAGAGCTTTCTATCAAAAGATGGTATCACATTAAAAAATAAAATTGGTTTTTTTAGAATTAAAGCAGTTTATCTAATGATGACCGGTGATATCGATAATGGTAGAGCATATCATCAAAAAGCTCTTGAATTGTGTAAAAATGAAGGTTTGTTACTTGAAGAGATTCGGGTTCAATTCAAGATCGTCTCTATACTTTCGACTCTTAACATAAAAAAATCAGCACTTAAGCATTTAGTACAACTTACAGAAATTGTTAAGAAAGTAAATTCAGTTTATTTAGATAAATATGTTTTGAGAATGATCTATAGACTATGAAAAGTAAAGTTTTTATTATTGCAGGTGAAGCTTCTGGTGACATGTATGGAGCATCCTTAATTGAAAAAATATCCATTAGTAAAAAATATGTTGAGTTTTATGGAATTGGTGGTGATCTGATGAAAGAAAAGGGCATAACTCTGTCTGCCCATATTACAGATTTAAATATAATGGGGTTTATCGATATAATTTTTAAGCTTTTTTACTTAAAAAAGCTTATCAATAGAACTGTAAGTGAGATAGTAAAATACAATCCTGATCTAATTCTTTTCATTGATTTTTCTGGTTTTAATCAAAAGATTGCTGAAAAATTAAAAAAATTAGGATTTAAATCCAAAAAAATAAAATTTGTTTCTCCTCAAATATGGGCGTCTAGATATAATCGAATAAAAACTATCACTAAAATTTATGACACTTTAATCTGTATTTTGCCTTTTGAAAAGGAGATTTATAATAAATATGACTCAAAATTTGATTGCAGGTACGTTGGCACTCCAATTTTAGATAATTTTGTGCTTAAGCTATCAGCTAATGAATTTTACAATCGATTTAGTATTCCACCAAGATTAAAGAAAATTGCTCTCTTTCCTGGTAGTAGAAATTCCGAGATTAGATATCATCTCCCTGTACTTTTAAAATTGATTGAAAAAAGGAGAGACCTTTTCTTTATTGTTTCTCAAAGTATGACTATAAGTTCAAAATATATCAATCAAATAAGTGGCTTTGAAAATGTACGTATAGTGGACTCCTCTTTTCAGTGGGAAATATTGAAATATTCTGATGTGGCTTTAGTAAAGAGTGGTACAACGGTTTTACAGGCAGCAATAACAAAGACACCATCCATTCTTTTTTTTAAGACTTCTCCTTTAAACTTCATGATAGCAAAACAGATAATTAAAGTTAAATTAATAGGTTTGCCAAATTTGATTATTGGTAAAGAGATCATAAAAGAGCTTGTACAAGAAAATTTTACGGTTTCGAAAATTGATGAAGAGTTAAATAATATAATTTTAAACGATGAATACAAAGAGATTATGCTGGATAATCTTCAAATTGTCAATGACAGACTGGGATCTAAGGGAGCTTTATCTAGAGTTGCTGATATAATTTTAGAGAATTTATAGTTTTAGTTGGAGGAGGAGGATGGATAAAATACTTAATAAAATTTCTATTTTAGTTATACCATTTACTTTGCTTTCAATCTATTTTATGATATCAGGAACATATTTGTATGATTATATAATTATGGATGATATTAATAAAAGTGTTTTATTTTGTGGAATAGCTTTTGCATTTGGTAGTATGAAGGATATCAAAATTCTGTCTACAAAAGAAAAGAAAAAAATACAGAATGTAAAACTCGTGAAGAGAACTAAAATACTCCTGAGTTTATTAACTCTATCTATCCTAATTGTATCATCTGTTTTT
This genomic window from Candidatus Delongbacteria bacterium contains:
- the lpxB gene encoding lipid-A-disaccharide synthase, with the translated sequence MKSKVFIIAGEASGDMYGASLIEKISISKKYVEFYGIGGDLMKEKGITLSAHITDLNIMGFIDIIFKLFYLKKLINRTVSEIVKYNPDLILFIDFSGFNQKIAEKLKKLGFKSKKIKFVSPQIWASRYNRIKTITKIYDTLICILPFEKEIYNKYDSKFDCRYVGTPILDNFVLKLSANEFYNRFSIPPRLKKIALFPGSRNSEIRYHLPVLLKLIEKRRDLFFIVSQSMTISSKYINQISGFENVRIVDSSFQWEILKYSDVALVKSGTTVLQAAITKTPSILFFKTSPLNFMIAKQIIKVKLIGLPNLIIGKEIIKELVQENFTVSKIDEELNNIILNDEYKEIMLDNLQIVNDRLGSKGALSRVADIILENL